In Gopherus flavomarginatus isolate rGopFla2 chromosome 1, rGopFla2.mat.asm, whole genome shotgun sequence, a single genomic region encodes these proteins:
- the MXRA5 gene encoding matrix-remodeling-associated protein 5 isoform X1: MKTTDKMQKRANLGALSLVLIVSLGLPQIAFACPRPCACYVPTEVHCTFRSLAAVPARISKHVERINLGFNSIQSISENSFSGLTKLELLMIHGNDIQNIPNGALKDLMSLQVFKISYNKLKVLTSQTFQGLSSLMRLHMDHNRIEFIHPNAFNGLTSLRLLHLEGNLLQQLHPNTFSTFTFLDYFRVSTVKHLYLSENIIRTLPAGMFQGMPLLENLYLHGNPWSCDCSLKWLLEWDKKSGGVLKCKKDKAYEGGQLCPKCTSPKQLQKQDIQNLKDLSCKKPIIQSQLKQNNSIDEEEDRDNYELPMEAFQLSPWNITLNMTDEHGNIVNLNCEIKKPTDSAKIQWNQINPQEIDINATVSLDFECPMKRENYEKLWKLIAYYSEVPVKLQRELMLSKESKISYEYRQDSDDDALYYTGVKAQILAEPAWVMQPLINIQLNRHQSTGQKVVLSFFTQFSQTIQMKDIRQHRRSWVMIEQPQNSKTAQSVIEGSDCQLRCNVRASDSPVIQWVLPDGSKLIAPFNQKDSRFSILSSGQLMIKKVGYTDSGLYHCVAQVRDDADRMTYRVLVQSPVIQPTDSDVMRVEKNIGDPIVLPCSAIAIPDAQLSWILPSSHVLNDLSNSSKGYVSHNGTLLIPKSHVSDSGYYRCVAVNQQGSDQFAVRVSVNKMVSDRSSKRIRMKKRPGLKTSGKRRGEVIEDEGGSGAEVPTESQHKKNHLKDHEASIKQKNDLMPEVQVKKNKKGRRKMKLWKGIDRTPDSNVAEGRRVFESRRRINMSNKQINPQHWADILAKVRGKNLPKTTAAAVPSLMTALPSLMQKATTAPSPMVSPPEMLSLETAANGEESSADVLHLGEDKIFSVTVSPTIIAQDFSPDQTTSAQLTLMSTETEPSIERQSLGTPGSIYTVEPSFVWSTYLTPISPTLHSHHSYDQQHADVKTDYSPVAEESISTVTKEPLDEQTTTLPNIQSSFHTMENAVTTTLYTTEESSASAELPGHATVLAEPQTVVNLPSILETDVQHRKVDADSINSSPSQGDKISYIDLIATTTISSSASPFKDFVTRESNVIKHQHREVPTDQTKITDIDLSTIFQVFTTFNEEPQTNKDIETQVRVSSSSYGSSEGAAHEDMLVSKSDSTFTLASTIAPLKKTESITTAVSFGNLTTMAEVTTPSRKTTTSNTLLTQHPRRRPYGRRRLRPNRVRQRPKPIPSPAFTTEEMPVIQKTPKIEGATRSSPGSVVESDHKTDAKIQIKKHNHLEMISSLVTEANVLEKLTNVRDTEAGFSLRPTASLPETKHSSLSNTDETQVLPVTTAITTASSYGGLNTVSVTELHLSQEPDQKTTSTYHTLVNMSEENVIKTSYEVTDGKAQKTSSSVSTEYINSLLSPGYSVTPEIRKDSIPLGSKVGENGISPGVFRPIPPTVLHSSAPVGTVESFKDLSISDELQKPSKSLKTATVTTPPQPTEIVTVSFPFSTTRSEPFTPIETRKPIIVPVQTWTKTVSSSWDKKETNSHAFDHDQIAIYTTEKPESPVATIDFVPFTKSDAPPPSVSSTLHLSVHSSTKQNTTFNQVRFPETKGVEIDDTTITHSTRQNVFSTSYSNQNRIKEQHKQEQFKETFGLIRSNNSLLLNPNFPHQSAGMVPIFNKQPALATPKHIPVRGTKRPPYLIIQGSFHHFITQRPLHYTNKPEITAYAAHTTQDRKSYAPQTEPTTTTTATPLYRPIPLAPGRFGNQGQNRYNVHSRVFGNNYIPDNRGTVGRLPSQGIPYYPNPGISFVFNRTRTFSNLGVNPKPMIPSPLPPVNTNDRKAIQVSSAGITMQGTVLKATAVPVAPLFHNSSITPPATTTLKSTLPSFISQSIRPQISSNIQSFKSVHYNNQKVPSVPKLGGIMPNNSSVIQLSTNFRAHGERPKITTKGPQSLSILAETDAVIPCDVVGEPKPFVTWTKVSTGALMTANTRIQRFEVLKNGTFIIRNVQLQDRGQYLCTAQNLHGVDKMIVLLTVTAQQPKMLVSRYRDATVYFGDTVAMECQANGIPNPHISWILPDRKILQTITTTESRIMLHENRTLSIKEVTFSDRGVYKCIASNTAGADSIAVRLHIAALPPMIHQEKQENISLPFGHNIHIHCTAKAAPLPSIRWVLFDGTQIRPSQFVNGNLFVFPNGTLYIRNVSHKDSGSYECIAANMVGAARRTVQLYMKKQSSNAKITWSSPQRSDVTYGSTLHLDCSASGDPWPQILWRLPSKRMIDSLHSLETRIKVFGNGTLVVHAVTDKDAGDYLCMARNKIGDDYVVLKVNVMMRPAKIEHKNENNHKVMYGGNLKVDCVATGLPNPEISWGLPDGSMINTFMQSDDSGNRAKRYVVFNNGTLYFNDVGLREEGDYTCYAENQIGKDEMRIRVKVLAEPATIRNKTYSVINVPYGDVVTVPCEAKGEPTPRVIWLSPTNRPIPFLSDKYQVYGDGTLLIQKAQRSDSGNYTCVVRNSAGEDRKIVWIQVNVQPPRINGHPNPITSVRETAMKESRKLIDCKAEGIPAPRILWAFPEGVILPSPYYGNRITVHRNGTLDIREVRQTDSVQLVCIGRNEGGEARLIVQLLVTDHLEKPTFRDPVNERITATAGHSINLNCSVHGNPEPSTSWILPNGTELQSGSHLQRFYHKRDGKLHISGLSAVDAGTYRCTARNPGGYTERLVFLKVGLKPEISNQYNNLVSIINGETLQLHCITQPNPRAHISWTLPNGMVLDGPQAMGRFSLLENGSLTVRNASVFDRGTYLCKAVTEYGTSIMNVPVIVIAYPPRITSEPAPVVYARPGNAVKLNCMAIGIPKAEITWELPDKSHLTTGAQSRLYGNKFLHPQGSLIIQQSTQRDAGFYKCTAKNILGSDSKTTYIHIF; encoded by the exons GTTTAATAGCATACAGTCCATATCTGAAAACTCATTTTCAGGACTTACAAAACTGGAATTGCTCATGATTCATGGAAATGACATCCAAAATATACCCAATGGTGCTTTAAAAGATCTCATGTCTTTACAG GTATTCAAAATTAGCTACAACAAGCTGAAAGTTCTAACAAGCCAAACTTTCCAAGGACTTTCAAGCTTAATGAGATTGCACATGGACCACAACAGAATTGAATTCATCCACCCGAATGCTTTTAATGGGTTAACATCTCTGAGATTGCTCCATTTGGAAGGAAACTTACTCCAGCAGCTTCATCCCAACACATTTTCAACATTTACATTCCTGGATTATTTCAGAGTGTCAACAGTAAAACACCTCTATCTGTCTGAAAATATCATTAGGACACTGCCTGCAGGGATGTTTCAAGGAATGCCACTCCTGGAGAATCTTTACCTTCATGGGAATCCCTGGTCCTGTGACTGCAGCTTGAAATGGCTGCTGGAATGGGATAAGAAGTCTGGAG gtgTATTAAAATGCAAGAAGGATAAAGCTTATGAAGGGGGTCAACTCTGCCCTAAGTGCACCAGCCCAAAACAACTGCAGAAACAAGATATTCAAAACTTGAAAGATCTTTCCTGTAAGAAACCTATTATACAATCCCAGTTGAAACAGAACAACAGCATTGATGAGGAGGAAGATAGGGACAATTATGAACTTCCTATGGAGGCATTTCAGCTATCTCCATGGAACATTACTCTCAATATGACTGATGAGCATGGGAACATAGTGAACTTAAACTGTGAAATCAAGAAACCAACAGACTCTGCCAAAATTCAATGGAATCAAATCAATCCTCAGGAAATTGATATCAATGCTACAGTTTCACTTGATTTTGAATGCCCAATGAAACGAGAAAACTATGAAAAATTATGGAAACTTATAGCTTATTACAGCGAAGTGCCTGTTAAATTACAAAGGGAACTCATGCTCAGCAAAGAGTCTAAAATAAGTTATGAGTACCGGCAAGATTCGGATGATGATGCCCTTTATTACACGGGTGTCAAAGCTCAAATACTTGCAGAACCTGCCTGGGTTATGCAACCGCTGATAAACATCCAATTAAATAGACACCAGAGCACAGGGCAAAAAGTGGTGCTGTCTTTTTTTACCCAGTTTTCTCAGACAATTCAGATGAAAGACATAAGGCAGCACAGACGAAGCTGGGTGATGATAGAGCAACCTCAGAACTCAAAGACAGCCCAGAGTGTTATTGAAGGCTCAGACTGTCAGCTGAGATGCAATGTGAGAGCATCAGACAGTCCTGTCATCCAGTGGGTGCTGCCAGATGGGAGTAAGCTGATAGCTCCATTTAATCAGAAAGACAGTAGGTTTTCCATCCTCAGCAGCGGCCAGTTAATGATCAAAAAAGTGGGTTACACTGATTCTGGTTTGTACcactgtgttgcccaagtgagaGATGATGCAGACAGAATGACCTACAGAGTTTTAGTGCAGTCTCCAGTCATTCAGCCCACTGACTCTGATGTAATGAGGGTTGAAAAAAACATAGGGGACCCAATAGTTTTGCCCTGCAGTGCAATTGCCATACCAGATGCACAGCTGAGCTGGATCCTTCCAAGCAGCCATGTGCTTAATGATTTGTCAAACTCATCCAAAGGGTATGTGTCTCACAATGGCACATTGTTAATTCCAAAGAGTCATGTCAGTGACAGCGGGTATTACAGGTGTGTGGCTGTCAATCAGCAGGGATCAGATCAGTTTGCTGTTAGGGTATCAGTAAATAAGATGGTATCTGACAGATCATCCAAAAGGATAAGAATGAAGAAGCGTCCAGGTTTGAAAACCTCCGGAAAAAGAAGAGGGGAGGTGATAGAAGATGAAGGGGGATCAGGAGCAGAAGTTCCAACTGAATCCCAGCACAAAAAGAACCATCTGAAGGACCATGAAGCATCCATTAAACAAAAGAATGACCTTATGCCTGAGgttcaggttaaaaaaaacaagaaaggcAGGAGAAAAATGAAGTTATGGAAAGGTATAGATAGAACCCCAGACAGCAATGTTGCCGAAGGTCGTCGAGTATTTGAATCTCGAAGAAGAATAAATATGTCAAACAAACAGATTAATCCACAACACTGGGCTGACATTTTGGCAAAGGTCCGTGGGAAAAATCTTCctaaaacaacagcagcagcagtccctTCTTTAATGACTGCATTGCCGTCACTCATGCAAAAAGCCACTACAGCTCCGTCTCCTATGGTCAGTCCCCCCGAGATGCTTTCTCTAGAGACTGCAGCCAATGGAGAAGAGTCTTCTGCAGATGTATTACACTTGGGTGAGGACAAGATCTTCTCAGTCACTGTTTCCCCCACCATTATAGCACAAGATTTTAGCCCAGATCAAACAACTTCTGCTCAACTCACATTAATGAGCACAGAAACTGAGCCCTCCATAGAACGCCAGTCTTTAGGAACACCTGGAAGTATATACACTGTAGAACCATCCTTTGTGTGGTCTACGTACCTTACTCCAATCTCTCCAACTTTACACTCACATCACTCATATGATCAGCAGCATGCTGATGTAAAGACTGATTATTCACCAGTAGCAGAAGAAAGCATTAGCACGGTCACTAAAGAGCCCCTGGATGAACAAACAACTACCTTGCCCAATATTCAAAGCAGTTTTCACACAATGGAAAATGCagttacaacaacactgtataCCACAGAGGAATCTTCTGCTTCTGCTGAGCTACCAGGGCATGCTACTGTCCTTGCAGAACCTCAGACGGTTGTAAATCTCCCTAGCATCTTGGAGACAGATGTACAGCACCGTAAAGTAGATGCAGATTCCATAAATTCCTCACCTTCTCAGGGTGATAAGATCAGCTATATAGATTTAATAGCCACTACTACTATTTCTTCTTCTGCTTCTCCATTTAAGGATTTTGTTACTAGAGAGAGCAATGTCATAAAGCATCAGCACAGGGAGGTACCTACAGATCAGACTAAAATTACAGACATTGACTTAAGCACAATCTTTCAAGTTTTCACAACATTTAATGAGGAGCCACAGACCAACAAGGATATAGAGACTCAGGTAAGAGTGTCTAGTAGCAGCTATGGGAGCTCTGAAGGAGCTGCACATGAAGATATGCTTGTTTCAAAATCAGACTCCACGTTCACTCTGGCAAGTACCATTGCTCCTCTTAAAAAAACAGAGTCAATAACAACTGCTGTTTCATTTGGCAACCTGACCACTATGGCCGAGGTTACAACTCCCTCTAGAAAGACTACTACCTCTAATACACTACTTACCCAGCATCCCAGAAGAAGACCTTATGGGAGAAGGAGATTAAGACCAAACAGAGTTCGACAAAGACCAAAACCTATTCCTTCTCCTGCTTTTACCACAGAGGAGATGCCTGTTATTCAAAAAACACCTAAAATAGAAGGTGCTACTAGAAGTTCTCCTGGGTCTGTTGTTGAGAGTGATCATAAAACTGATGCTAAAATACAAATTAAGAAACATAATCATTTAGAGATGATTTCTTCATTGGTTACAGAGGCAAATGTATTAGAGAAGTTGACCAACGTCAGAGACACAGAGGCAGGTTTTTCACTTAGGCCTACTGCTTCTCtacctgaaacaaaacattcatCACTTTCTAATACTGATGAAACCCAGGTACTTCCTGTGACTACAGCTATCACAACTGCTTCATCATATGGTGGACTTAACACAGTCTCTGTTACAGAGTTACATTTGTCCCAAGAACCAGATCAGAAGACAACCTCAACGTACCATACACTAGTTAATATGTCTGAAGAAAATGTCATTAAAACAAGTTATGAAGTTACAGATGGTAAGGCACAAAAAACAAGCAGTTCAGTctccactgagtacattaatagCTTGCTTAGCCCTGGTTATTCAGTAACTCCAGAAATTCGAAAAGATTCCATTCCTCTTGGATCAAAAGTTGGAGAGAATGGAATCAGCCCAGGAGTATTTCGGCCAATACCTCCCACTGTGCTGCATTCAAGTGCTCCTGTTGGCACAGTGGAAAGTTTTAAGGACCTGTCAATTTCAGATGAACTTCAGAagccttcaaaatctttaaaaacAGCTACAGTAACCACACCACCTCAACCAACAGAAATTGTGACTGTATCCTTTCCCTTCAGCACAACAAGATCTGAACCTTTCACACCTATAGAAACCAGGAAACCAATTATTGTTCCTGTACAAACTTGGACAAAAACAGTATCATCTTCCTGGGACAAGAAGGAAACCAACTCTCATGCATTTGATCATGATCAAATTGCTATATACACAACTGAAAAACCTGAATCTCCAGTTGCAACCATTGACTTTGTTCCATTTACAAAATCTGATGCTCCTCCCCCATCAGTTTCaagcactttacatttgtctgTTCATTCTTCTACCAAGCAAAATACCACATTCAATCAAGTAAGATTTCCAGAGACCAAAGGAGTTGAAATTGATGATACAACAATCACACACAGCACAAGACAAAACGTATTTTCCACATCTTATTCAAACCAAAACAGGATTAAAGAACAACACAAACAAGAGCAATTTAAAGAGACATTTGGTCTCATTAGATCTAACAATAGTTTATTGTTAAATCCAAACTTTCCCCATCAGTCAGCTGGAATGGTACCGATCTTTAACAAACAACCGGCTTTAGCAACTCCAAAGCATATTCCAGTGAGAGGGACAAAGAGGCCACCATATCTCATAATACAAGGATCATTTCATCATTTTATAACTCAACGGCCCCTCCACTATACCAACAAACCAGAGATAACAGCATATGCTGCACATACGACACAGGACAGAAAAAGCTATGCTCCTCAAACAGAGCCAACCACTACAACGACAGCCACTCCATTATACAGACCTATCCCACTTGCTCCGGGTAGATTTGGCAATCAGGGACAAAACAGATACAATGTTCACTCCAGAGTTTTTGGCAATAACTATATTCCTGATAACAGAGGCACAGTTGGGAGACTACCGAGTCAAGGAATCCCATATTACCCCAACCCTGGAATCTCCTTTGTCTTCAATAGAACCAGAACATTTTCAAACTTAGGAGTGAATCCTAAACCAATGATACCTAGTCCACTTCCCCCAGTAAATACAAATGACAGGAAAGCCATCCAAGTCTCATCTGCTGGGATTACAATGCAAGGCACTGTTCTAAAGGCCACAGCTGTTCCAGTAGCTCCATTGTTCCACAACTCAAGTATCACACCGCCAGCCACAACTACTTTGAAGAGCACTCTTCCATCATTCATCTCTCAAAGCATCAGACCTCAAATATCCTCTAACATTCAGTCCTTCAAAAGTGTCCATTATAATAATCAAAAAGTCCCATCTGTgcctaaactgggaggaattatGCCAAATAATTCTAGTGTAATTCAACTTTCAACTAACTTCAGGGCACATGGTGAAAGACCTAAAATTACCACGAAAGGTCCTCAGAGCTTATCCATCCTTGCTGAAACAGATGCTGTTATCCCGTGTGATGTAGTAGGAGAACCCAAGCCCTTTGTTACTTGGACAAAAGTCTCCACAG GAGCTCTGATGACAGCAAACACAAGGATACAACGGTTTGAAGTCTTGAAAAATGGCACATTCATTATCCGAAATGTTCAACTCCAGGACCGTGGGCAGTACTTGTGCACTGCTCAGAACCTGCATGGTGTCGATAAAATGATTGTCCTGTTAACAGTGACAGCCCAGCAGCCCAAAATGTTAGTTTCCCGCTACCGAGATGCCACTGTTTATTTTGGAGACACAGTGGCAATGGAATGCCAGGCCAATGGGATCCCAAACCCACATATTTCATGGATTTTACCTGATAGGAAGATATTGCAGACAATAACCACCACTGAGAGCAGGATAATGCTCCATGAAAATAGAACTTTGTCTATCAAGGAGGTGACGTTTTCAGACCGTGGAGTGTACAAGTGCATAGCTAGCAACACTGCAGGAGCGGACAGCATAGCTGTGAGGCTTCACATTGCGGCATTACCCCCAATGATCCATCAGGAAAAACAGGAGAATATTTCCTTGCCCTTTGGTCACAACATTCACATTCACTGCACTGCCAAAGCAGCACCCCTCCCTAGCATCCGCTGGGTGCTCTTTGATGGCACCCAGATCCGACCCTCCCAGTTTGTCAATGGGAATTTATTTGTCTTCCCCAATGGAACACTTTACATACGGAACGTCTCCCATAAGGACAGTGGGAGCTATGAGTGCATCGCGGCTAACATGGTGGGGGCAGCTAGGAGAACGGTTCAGCTCTATATGAAGAAGCAGTCATCAAATGCCAAGATCACTTGGAGCTCTCCGCAAAGATCAGATGTAACCTACGGCAGCACCCTGCATCTGGACTGCAGTGCTTCTGGGGATCCCTGGCCCCAGATATTATGGAGGCTGCCTTCCAAAAGGATGATTGATTCTCTGCACAG CTTGGAGACCAGAATCAAGGTGTTTGGCAACGGGACTTTGGTTGTCCATGCAGTCACGGATAAGGATGCAGGAGACTATCTGTGTATGGCCCGCAATAAGATTGGAGATGACTATGTAGTTCTCAAAGTGAACGTGATGATGAGACCTGCCAAAATAGAACACAAGAATGAGAATAACCACAAGGTTATGTATGGTGGGAACTTGAAAGTTGACTGTGTAGCCACTGGTCTGCCAAACCCCGAGATCTCCTGGGGCCTCCCTGATGGCAGCATGATTAACACCTTCATGCAGTCAGACGACAGTGGAAACCGAGCAAAGAGATACGTGGTCTTTAACAATGGAACACTGTATTTCAATGATGTGGGGCTGAGAGAGGAAGGGGACTACACCTGTTATGCTGAGAACCAAATTGGGAAGGATGAGATGAGAATACGGGTCAAAGTGCTGGCTGAGCCTGCAACGATCAGAAACAAAACCTACTCTGTTATTAATGTACCCTATGGAGACGTGGTCACTGTGCCTTGTGAAGCCAAAGGCGAGCCCACCCCCAGGGTGATATGGCTCTCTCCAACCAATAGGCCCATTCCTTTCCTGTCTGACAAATATCAAGTGTATGGGGATGGCACCCTCCTCATCCAAAAGGCCCAGAGATCTGACAGCGGCAATTATACTTGTGTGGTGCGGAACAGTGCTGGGGAAGACAGGAAAATAGTCTGGATCCAAGTCAATGTTCAGCCTCCCAGAATCAATGGGCATCCCAACCCAATCACATCTGTGAGAGAGACAGCCATGAAGGAGAGTCGGAAACTTATTGACTGTAAAGCTGAAGGCATCCCAGCTCCACGGATCTTATGGGCTTTCCCAGAAGGAGTGATCCTGCCTTCTCCCTACTATGGGAACAGAATTACTGTGCACCGCAATGGCACCCTGGACATCAGGGAGGTGAGGCAGACAGACTCAGTGCAGCTAGTGTGCATCGGGCGGAATGAAGGGGGAGAGGCTCGGCTGATTGTACAACTCCTGGTCACAGATCATTTGGAGAAACCCACCTTCAGGGACCCAGTCAATGAAAGGATCACTGCCACGGCTGGGCACAGTATCAATCTGAACTGCTCAGTGCACGGGAACCCTGAGCCCAGCACGTCTTGGATCCTTCCCAATGGCACTGAGCTGCAGAGCGGCAGCCACTTGCAGAGATTCTACCACAAGAGGGATGGGAAATTGCACATCAGTGGCCTCTCTGCAGTGGATGCTGGGACTTATCGCTGCACGGCCAGGAACCCAGGTGGCTACACGGAGAGGTTGGTCTTCCTGAAGGTAGGTCTCAAGCCAGAAATCAGCAACCAGTACAACAACCTGGTGAGCATCATCAATGGAGAGACTTTGCAGCTCCACTGCATCACCCAGCCAAACCCCCGAGCACACATTTCCTGGACACTGCCCAATGGGATGGTACTAGATGGCCCTCAAGCCATGGGTCGCTTCTCCCTCCTAGAGAACGGCTCGCTCACTGTGCGCAATGCCTCTGTATTTGACAGGGGCACCTACCTGTGCAAGGCAGTGACAGAGTATGGCACCTCTATTATGAATGTCCCAGTCATAGTGATAGCCTATCCACCTCGGATCACTAGTGAGCCAGCACCAGTCGTCTACGCCAGGCCTGGCAATGCAGTTAAGCTGAACTGCATGGCCATTGGGATTCCTAAAGCAGAAATAACATGGGAGCTCCCAGACAAATCGCATCTGACAACAGGAGCTCAGTCCCGTCTGTATGGTAACAAATTCCTTCACCCTCAGGGGTCATTAATCATCCAGCAATCTACACAAAGGGATGCAGGCTTCTACAAATGCACTGCTAAAAATATACTGGGCAGCGATTCAAAAACAACTTATATTCACATATTCTAA